A window from Actinomycetes bacterium encodes these proteins:
- a CDS encoding cupin domain-containing protein — protein sequence MSGSEAAGKLPTNAGARRLVEDLGLETHPEGGWFRRVWTAPGSSTDDRSAGSAIEFLMEAGAGSRWHRIDASEVWTLAQGGPVVLSMSDGTAEPTEVVVGGRTGVNQAVVPPGTWQAARTTGDWSLVVCVVVPEFRYEGFELAPPGWEPGAV from the coding sequence ATGAGCGGAAGTGAGGCGGCCGGAAAGCTGCCGACGAACGCGGGAGCCAGGCGCCTTGTGGAGGACCTGGGCCTCGAAACCCACCCGGAAGGCGGGTGGTTCCGGCGGGTGTGGACGGCCCCGGGCAGCTCGACCGATGACCGGTCTGCCGGCTCGGCGATCGAGTTCCTGATGGAGGCCGGCGCCGGGTCGCGGTGGCACCGCATCGACGCCTCCGAGGTGTGGACACTCGCTCAGGGTGGACCGGTGGTGCTCTCGATGAGCGATGGCACCGCAGAGCCGACCGAGGTGGTCGTCGGCGGTCGCACTGGGGTCAACCAGGCCGTGGTGCCGCCCGGCACCTGGCAGGCGGCGCGCACGACCGGCGACTGGAGCCTGGTGGTCTGCGTGGTCGTGCCGGAGTTCCGCTACGAGGGTTTCGAGCTGGCGCCACCCGGCTGGGAGCCCGGCGCAGTGTGA
- a CDS encoding VOC family protein, giving the protein MTTEAPMPSITGISHVDLSVTDLEASEAWYIDLLDCIPLFGGRSDANKLDAQYIMEPVSQVVIGLEQHDDNPGKAFDERQVGLDHLSFNVASREELEAWSALLEEKGIPNSGITTEDNWDVLVLRDPDNIQLEFIFLKITGPDDINL; this is encoded by the coding sequence ATGACAACGGAGGCACCCATGCCGTCGATCACCGGAATCTCACACGTCGACCTCAGCGTCACCGACCTCGAGGCCAGCGAGGCGTGGTACATCGACCTGCTCGACTGCATCCCGCTCTTCGGTGGTCGCAGCGACGCCAACAAGCTGGACGCCCAGTACATCATGGAGCCGGTTTCGCAGGTCGTGATCGGCCTCGAACAGCATGACGACAACCCCGGCAAGGCGTTCGACGAACGCCAGGTCGGCCTCGACCACCTGTCGTTCAATGTCGCGTCGCGTGAGGAGCTGGAGGCCTGGTCGGCGTTGCTCGAAGAGAAGGGCATCCCCAACTCCGGCATCACCACCGAGGACAACTGGGATGTGCTGGTGCTGCGCGACCCCGACAACATCCAGCTCGAGTTCATCTTCCTGAAGATCACCGGGCCCGACGACATCAACCTCTAG